Proteins encoded in a region of the Leishmania panamensis strain MHOM/PA/94/PSC-1 chromosome 15 sequence genome:
- a CDS encoding hypothetical protein (TriTrypDB/GeneDB-style sysID: LpmP.15.1460), which produces MLLESIHHSACVTVALFPEHIAIELPASQLSPACIPLHCAIFSFLVSLLHLPMSSVPIVTSTCFSLGALSYLCAPLTLDSEAERTRSTRTSLEAEVLRIRGSLSSLSFPFVLFLLVMRVSPNSLSDTASRLEQDRERDFFRLLYIVDRARRFLSVPVTNVDWRLTCDCLDDMNHRYADTDFLLGFTGGYVLRNRAGRTLLSRFWFSTYLGLVFYDWELRRVTRAPALEYWNSICTVDTEVGRIARVLHTPARFYEAAPISNTFSGVPPPLSRGSSSSSTPTLYGTSMRDWLSRYASDTMSSVLLMTLCSYLFAGSSWRHRTGDNVEVTALVINNRFFHWKVFESCQVQRNETTEYNISLKWFPSFAASDSLRRSFQCRDLILERSTLGARLWYRTHFSLLRCLGLDP; this is translated from the coding sequence ATGCTGCTCGAAAGCATTCACCACAGCGCGTGCGTTACTGTGGCGCTCTTCCCCGAGCACATTGCGATTGAATTGCCTGCATCACAACTTTCTCCCGCCTGCATTCCACTGCACTGTGctattttttcttttctcgtttctctccttcacctgcCCATGTCATCAGTGCCTATTGTGACGTCGACCTGTTTCTCACTTGGTGCATTGTCTTATTTGTGTGCGCCCTTGACTCTGGACagtgaggcagagaggaCGCGATCGACACGGACCAGTCTCGAAGCAGAGGTGTTGCGAATCAGGGGTTCCTTGTCTTcactttctttccccttcgtGCTCTTTCTATTGGTGATGCGCGTCTCGCCAAACTCACTGAGCGACACCGCCTCGCGATTGGAGCAGGACAGAGAACGTGACTTTTTTCGGCTCCTCTACATTGTCGACCGAGCGcgtcgctttctctctgtcccgGTGACCAACGTTGATTGGAGGCTGACATGCGACTGCCTGGACGACATGAACCACCGATATGCAGACACCGACTTTCTGCTCGGCTTTACGGGCGGCTATGTGCTTCGCAACCGTGCCGGCCGCACGCTATTGTCTCGCTTCTGGTTCTCGACGTACTTGGGTCTTGTCTTTTACGACTGGGAGCTGAGGCGAGTCACGCGTGCACCGGCGCTTGAGTACTGGAACTCGATCTGTACCGTCGACACAGAAGTGGGTCGCATCGCTCGAGTACTGCACACACCCGCCCGGTTTTACGAAGCGGCACCGATTAGCAACACCTTCAgtggcgtgccgccgccgctgtcacgaggctcctcctcctcttccaccccGACTCTCTATGGCACATCGATGCGCGACTGGCTCTCCCGCTACGCCTCAGACACGATGTCTTCGGTACTCCTAATGACGCTATGCTCGTACCTCTTCGCAGGCTCCAGCTGGCGGCACCGCACTGGCGACAATGTGGAGGTGACAGCGCTCGTGATCAACAACCGCTTCTTTCACTGGAAGGTGTTCGAGTCGTGCCAGGTGCAGCGGAATGAAACGACAGAGTACAACATCAGCTTAAAGTGGTTTCCAAGCTTTGCGGCGAGCGACAGCCTCCGCCGCTCCTTTCAATGTCGCGACCTTATCCTGGAGAGGTCCACGCTAGGCGCCCGGTTGTGGTACCGGACGCATTTCTCGTTGCTGCGGTGCCTCGGATTGGACCCGTAG
- a CDS encoding presenilin-like aspartic peptidase, putative (TriTrypDB/GeneDB-style sysID: LpmP.15.1490) — protein MSSGPLLDDARLSRGVGLRVVSLVVPVTVTMLAVVWSFSYLSPIYVNNQVPPLQVVVNENDADNVREKFVYSLLAALTVVGCVMATTFAIVALYHFHLQFVLYGWLAFSAVCMFFMLLWIWLDLFCTYFQIPYNAITMGIFVWNFGAVGLVTLFYYSHPTVTQVYLVIASILTAWSLTSLPEWSTWALLICIATYDIVAVLWQQGPLHRLIEIAQERDEPIPGFIYDSAHRIAPISQPATENSAHVRPVSAESLMVTAQNAAPFKLGLGDFIFYSLLVSRASLSGFVSWGFCVVSILVGMVGTLLSLLLFRNSLRALPALPCSIFLSIVIFVLCRLLVESLSTFASHHLLVL, from the coding sequence ATGTCGAGCGGGCCTCTCTTAGACGATGCACGCCTCTCACGTGGTGTGGGTCTCCGCGTTGTGTCGCTCGTCGTACCTGTGACCGTAACCATGTTGGCCGTGGTATGGAGCTTCTCGTACCTCTCGCCCATCTATGTGAACAACCAGGTGCCGCCTCTGCAAGTGGTGGTAAACGAAAATGACGCTGACAATGTTCGCGAGAAGTTTGTGTACTCCCTGCTGGCGGCCCTGACTGTCGTTGGGTGCGTCATGGCTACAACGTTTGCGATTGTGGCCCTCTATCATTTCCACCTCCAGTTTGTCTTGTATGGCTGGCTGGCGTTTTCGGCGGTGTGCATGTTTTTTATGCTGTTGTGGATTTGGCTGGACTTGTTTTGCACGTACTTTCAGATCCCTTACAACGCCATCACGATGGGCATTTTTGTGTGGAACTTTGGGGCGGTGGGTCTCGTCACCCTCTTTTACTACTCTCATCCTACTGTGACGCAGGTGTATTTGGTCATTGCCTCCATCTTGACTGCGTGGTCGCTGACGTCGCTGCCCGAATGGTCGACATGGGCACTGCTGATCTGCATCGCTACTTACGACATAGTTGCAGTTCTCTGGCAGCAGGGGCCACTGCATCGACTAATCGAGATAGCGCAGGAACGCGACGAGCCAATTCCCGGCTTTATCTACGACAGCGCACACCGCATTGCTCCGATTTCGCAACCCGCGACCGAGAACTCGGCGCATGTGCGGCCAGTGTCGGCTGAGTCCCTCATGGTGACGGCGCAGAACGCCGCGCCATTCAAGCTGGGCCTTGGCGACTTTATCTTTTACAGCCTGCTCGTCAGCCGTGCCTCACTTTCTGGTTTTGTGTCGTGGGGCTTCTGTGTAGTGAGTATCCTGGTGGGTATGGTGGGCACGCTGCTTTCCTTGTTGCTTTTCCGCAACTCGTTGCGCGCGCTGCCGGCACTGCCGTGCTCCATTTTTCTCTCCATTGTTATCTTTGTTCTGTGCAGACTACTTGTGGAGTCGCTGAGTACCTTTGCGAGTCATCACCTGCTGGTGCTCTAA
- a CDS encoding hypothetical protein (TriTrypDB/GeneDB-style sysID: LpmP.15.1480) yields the protein MPPKHHDEDSDTVSPLDKAEQLAMEYEDAHHERPGTKKQNETPSHQSKPKSVR from the coding sequence ATGCCGCCAAAGCACCACGACGAGGACAGCGACACTGTTTCTCCGCTCGACAAGGCAGAGCAACTCGCAATGGAGTACGAGGATGCACACCACGAACGTCCTGGCACAAAGAAGCAGAACGAGACCCCCAGCCACCAGTCGAAGCCCAAGTCTGTGCGGTAA
- a CDS encoding hypothetical protein (TriTrypDB/GeneDB-style sysID: LpmP.15.1510) codes for MNPEKEAQEKTLAKLQWLNERSKVDFRGNPPPFETKKTLRSVEQAKRAKARTLAGESDFLPFWHGTTPLALDATRSNYIQVDQGSKSYSRGSSRATYGAQAIDPSTGLTEVQLALSWSVPHPAVSQPHSYAEMSTDGAPSRVRCDALYLQSLSPQERATAYRTHMLEHPKCTPDSSRVHHSRWAASTQLSAPIVKLPLQRPQNSALQRRNSVRVVHLLHSS; via the coding sequence ATGAAcccagagaaggaggcacaAGAAAAAACTCTGGCCAAGCTGCAATGGTTGAATGAGCGAAGCAAGGTCGATTTCCGTGGAAATCCACCCCCCTTCGAGACCAAGAAGACACTGAGGTCTGTCGAGCAAGCGAAGCGGGCGAAGGCACGTACACTCGCAGGAGAGTCGGactttctccccttctggCACGGGACAACCCCATTGGCTCTGGATGCCACCCGTAGCAACTACATTCAGGTCGACCAAGGCTCAAAGTCATATTCCAGGGGCTCGTCCAGAGCCACCTACGGCGCGCAAGCCATCGACCCTTCCACAGGTCTCACAGAAGTACAGCTTGCGCTGAGCTGGAGCGTTCCGCATCCTGCAGTTTCGCAGCCACACAGCTATGCAGAAATGTCCACGGATGGTGCACCATCAAGAGTGCGATGTGACGCTTTGTATCTGCAAAGTTTGTCACCCCAGGAGCGGGCGACTGCGTATCGCACGCACATGCTAGAGCACCCCAAATGCACTCCTGATAGTTCCCGGGTCCATCACTCGAGATGGGCGGCCTCCACTCAGCTTAGCGCCCCCATCGTGAAGCTACCGTTGCAACGACCGCAGAACAGCGCGCTTCAGCGGCGAAACTCGGTGCGTGTTGTACACCTGCTTCATTCCTCGTGA
- a CDS encoding protein kinase, putative (TriTrypDB/GeneDB-style sysID: LpmP.15.1520): MPTKMAAADFEFGPPLGTGAFSKVVIGLYKPTHVRYAVKFISKRSILDAPTDEERTRMAEVARRETRMLLMCEHPNIVKFHASMQTTEDLLYVTELCEGGELLKHIERWGHIPLEAARHAIAELFSAVFYLHYGEKSTSGSNEPVMKPLTVIHRDIKPENIMLTSDKHLRLIDFGTAVVCGSATDKAADEEASNGRAQTFCGTTYYMSPELLASSYTCCASDYWGCGCVLYLMLVGRRPFDASTQYLLIKTILEKEPEFPDGMDPDAKDLIRKLLVKDPKARIGMKEIKRHPFLASVNLSTVAGQNVADFWLRETPWVDEASISVCMACQRPFGLLRGKQFCHSCGHITCNTCVGDLRVIPESRWKAPQHVCRPCAGRLDGVTAS; encoded by the coding sequence ATGCCAACCAAGATGGCCGCTGCGGACTTCGAGTTCGGTCCGCCGCTTGGCACTGGAGCGTTTAGCAAAGTGGTCATTGGCTTGTACAAGCCAACACACGTCCGGTATGCGGTAAAGTTCATTTCGAAACGGTCCATTCTTGACGCCCCAACGGATGAagaacgcacacgcatggcTGAGGTGGCTCGGCGCGAAACGAGAATGCTGCTCATGTGTGAGCACCCCAACATCGTCAAGTTTCACGCCTCAATGCAGACGACGGAGGATTTGCTGTATGTGACAGAGCtgtgtgaaggaggagaactGCTAAAGCACATTGAAAGGTGGGGGCACATCCCTCTCGAGGCGGCACGCCACGCCATTGCCGAGTTGTTCTCCGCCGTCTTTTACCTTCACTACGGCGAGAAGAGCACCTCTGGCTCAAACGAACCGGTCATGAAGCCACTGACAGTGATACACCGCGACATCAAGCCGGAAAACATAATGCTCACCTCTGACAAGCATCTCCGCCTCATAGACTTTGGCACAGCCGTCGTGTGCGGGTCCGCGACCGACAAGGCAGCAGATGAGGAGGCTAGCAACGGTCGAGCCCAGACCTTCTGCGGAACTACCTATTACATGTCGCCCGAGTTATTAGCGAGCAGCTATACGTGTTGCGCGTCTGACTACTGGGGCTGCGGATGCGTGCTGTACTTGATGCTCGTAGGCCGGCGTCCTTTTGACGCGTCGACGCAGTACTTGCTCATCAAGACTATCCTTGAAAAGGAGCCAGAGTTTCCTGACGGCATGGACCCAGACGCAAAAGACCTGATTCGAAAGCTACTGGTGAAAGACCCGAAGGCGCGTATTGGTATGAAGGAGATCAAGCGTCACCCGTTCCTGGCCTCTGTCAACCTCTCCACCGTCGCGGGCCAAAATGTTGCTGATTTTTGGCTTCGTGAGACACCATGGGTAGACGAGGCGAGCATCTCGGTGTGCATGGCGTGCCAACGGCCGTTTGGACTCCTGCGTGGCAAGCAGTTCTGTCACAGCTGCGGACATATCACGTGCAACACTTGCGTCGGAGACCTCCGGGTTATTCCTGAATCTCGGTGGAAAGCACCTCAGCACGTGTGCAGGCCTTGTGCCGGGAGATTGGACGGCGTGACTGCATCGTAG
- a CDS encoding hypothetical protein (TriTrypDB/GeneDB-style sysID: LpmP.15.1470), protein MSSKSQDASAELLSELRALITSGGSMGTLDEQKVRSVVEQINESYECIQSIVTNPYADLTQPYYVSSTNYYRSKCLRDKRCLLTYLLWRQEQVAKAWWGVRDNLLEGTLSAAEAKYLSDYQGTMVEYMTSFDVPLDLRAYLWRPPSVRQLEVRGRYQYEFRSSVSGKTIIINAGDQIFLSFEEAEPLIQQGIVELVGH, encoded by the coding sequence ATGAGCTCCAAAAGTCAAGACGCATCAGCGGAGCTCCTTAGCGAGCTGCGTGCGCTCATTACGAGCGGCGGGTCGATGGGTACCCTCGACGAACAAAAAGTTAGGTCGGTCGTGGAGCAGATAAACGAGTCTTACGAATGCATTCAATCCATCGTGACAAACCCGTACGCTGATCTGACGCAGCCTTACTACGTGAGCTCAACGAATTACTACCGCTCCAAATGTCTGCGAGACAAGCGCTGCCTTCTCACATACCTCTTGTGGAGACAAGAGCAAGTTGCTAAGGCGTGGTGGGGCGTACGAGACAACTTGCTGGAGGGCACCCTGTCCGCAGCGGAGGCCAAGTACTTGTCCGACTACCAAGGCACCATGGTGGAGTACATGACGTCCTTCGACGTCCCACTAGACCTGCGCGCATACTTGTGGAGGCCTCCGTCAGTGAGACAGCTCGAGGTCCGCGGCCGCTATCAATACGAGTTTAGGTCTTCTGTTAGCGGCAAGACCATTATCATCAACGCCGGTGATCAGATTTTCCTTAGCTTCGAGGAGGCTGAACCTCTCATTCAGCAGGGCATCGTCGAACTGGTGGGGCACTGA
- a CDS encoding radical SAM protein, putative (TriTrypDB/GeneDB-style sysID: LpmP.15.1500), protein MQKGSATGCRPMLSEKRREALGTMYSLVGTHSAVKLCRWQKSMMRGRGGCYKWTMYGIKSHRCMEATPSMACANNCVFCWRLNSNPTAAEWKWMVDEPKEVVEGMISSHQALINGVRGMPGVTDEALEEALTPRHCALSLVGEPIMYPYVNEFLRLLHAKSMSSFLVNNGQFPDAIRKLAPVTQLYLSVDAPNKKTMKILDRPVLPDYWERFNESVNSMREKKHRTVFRLTMIDGFNMEPENLPEYKELFDRGQPHFIEIKRLTPAFSGNHNTILRIKNVPSWEKMKAFAQQLCNMIDKGRQYTVASIHEHSGCILLAHQRFVCNGRVHSWIDYDKFDTIIQDPERAADMVPEDYLLPTPTWALPDSPAEGFDPAQKRYISNKRRKHMESTAAPPPKHNGRCITTDEATAVQSAQL, encoded by the coding sequence ATGCAGAAGGGCTCTGCGACTGGATGTCGCCCGATGCTCTCCGAGAAGCGCCGGGAGGCGCTGGGCACAATGTACTCCCTCGTCGGCACCCACAGTGCGGTGAAGCTATGCCGGTGGCAAAAGTCGATGATGCGAGGGCGTGGTGGATGTTACAAGTGGACCATGTACGGCATCAAGTCGCATCGTTGCATGGAAGCAACCCCAAGCATGGCGTGCGCGAACAACTGCGTCTTTTGCTGGCGCCTCAACTCAAACCCGACGGCGGCAGAGTGGAAGTGGATGGTCGACGAACCAAAGGAAGTCGTGGAGGGAATGATATCGAGCCACCAAGCCCTGATCAATGGTGTTCGTGGGATGCCTGGGGTAACGGATGAAGCCCTTGAAGAGGCCTTGACTCCTCGCCACTGCGCGCTGTCCCTTGTCGGTGAGCCGATCATGTACCCATACGTGAACGAGTTTCTTCGCTTGCTGCACGCCAAATCGATGTCCTCCTTTCTCGTCAACAACGGCCAGTTTCCGGATGCCATCCGTAAATTGGCCCCAGTAACGCAGTTGTATCTCAGCGTAGATGCTCCGAACAAGAAAACGATGAAGATACTTGACCGACCTGTGCTCCCGGATTACTGGGAACGCTTCAACGAAAGCGTGAACAGTatgcgagagaagaagcaccGCACTGTGTTTCGGCTCACAATGATTGATGGATTCAATATGGAGCCGGAGAACCTCCCCGAGTACAAAGAGCTGTTTGACCGTGGGCAGCCGCACTTCATCGAGATCAAGCGTCTCACCCCAGCCTTTTCCGGCAACCACAACACCATTCTTCGCATAAAGAACGTTCCCTCATGGGAAAAAATGAAGGCGTTTGCTCAGCAGCTCTGCAACATGATCGACAAAGGAAGGCAGTACACTGTGGCAAGCATCCACGAGCACTCCGGCTGTATCTTGCTGGCGCATCAACGCTTTGTCTGCAATGGCCGGGTGCACAGCTGGATCGATTACGACAAGTTCGATACCATCATCCAAGACCCCGAGCGAGCTGCGGATATGGTGCCGGAAGACTACCTATTGCCTACACCGACGTGGGCACTCCCTGACTCGCCTGCGGAAGGGTTTGATCCAGCACAGAAGCGTTACATCTCCAACAAACGACGCAAGCACATGGAAAGCACGGCAGCACCCCCGCCGAAGCACAACGGGCGTTGCATCACTACAGACGAGGCTACTGCCGTTCAGTCTGCTCAGTTGTAG